The nucleotide window TATTGCAGGTGCTGTAGTGAACAAAGGCACAGGGCTCCACTTCTCCGGCGGCGTTAATGTGGAAATAGCGCCGGCCGCCGGCAATGCAGCCGTTGCTGGCCTCGCCGTCGTTCCAAAAGTCGACCAGGAAGATAGGTTTGGTTTGACGGAAATACTGAATGCGCTCAAACATCCAGGCACGCTGTTCGGGCGTGGCCATCATTTCCAGATCCACATCTTTGCCGATGGGGATATAGGTGAAGTACCAGCCGAAGGCAACTCCTTTATCTATCAGCATATCAATAAAGGCGTCACTACCAAGTTCTTCGGTATTATAACGACTGTAGGTCACCGAGACGCCGTAGACAACCCCGGCGGCCCGCATAAGATCCATGGCCCGCATTACTTTAGCAAAAATACCCCTGCCACGACGGCTGTCGGTCTTTTCTTCGAACCCTTCTAAACTCAAAGCTACGGTAATATTGCCCAGACGAACCATCTCGTCGACGAAGCTTTGGTCAATTAAGGTCCCGTTGGAAAATAGATGAAAAACCTGATCCGGATGTTTCTCTGCCAATCGAATAATGTCATCGCGGCGCATCAGGGGCTCGCCGCCGGAAAGAACTATAAAGTTAATACCCAGTTTTTCTCCTTCGCTGATGATGCGATCCATGGTAGCAAAATCCAGTTCCTGAGTTCGCTGGTAATCACCGGCCCAGCAGCCCACACAGTTCAAGTTACACTTTTCCGTTGGATCCATAAGAATGGCCCACGGTACGGATACACCGAGCTTTGCTGCCCACTCTTTTTGGCGCGGTACGCCAATAAAAGTCGAGTTAACAAAAAAATCCATAGCTAAACGCAGTCTGACGTTGGGATGGGTCTGGGTCAGCAATCTCTGGGCAAAACGATACCAGTTGCCGTTTTTATCTTCAAGAACCTTTTTAACGTTAAAAACCATCTCCCGGTGATGGGGATCCCGGGCCAGCTTTTCCGCCAAGGCAATCAAACGGGGGATATTTTTTTCTGGATTATTGAGAATTAATTTTACGCCTTGTTCAATGAGCTTTTCCCCCACATAAGTTTCTGCCAGCTTCACGCCTTAACCTCCTTTCCCCTCAAAAACTCAAAATGGTAGCCACCAACCACCCGCGCCGGCTACCACCTCCCAAAACACCCAAAAGACCAATTTTTGTTTTTATTATACGCCTTCAGCCATACTTGGTCAAGGGTTCCCGTCGGGGTAAAAAATGCTTCTTATATTATTCATTTTTAGGGTCCAGACTATCAATTGAACAGGGAACCATACTGCAAAAGGAGGGCTTCCAAAATGACCGTCGGTACGAAAATGCATCAGACCCTCACCAGCCTGGAAGGCGCCGCTGCGGATCTAAAAACCTACGCCCTGGAAACCGAGGATAAAAACGCAAAGAAGCAGTTCACCGACTACGCCAATCAGATTGAAAGCATTGCCCAGGGCTTGAAAGGCCGCGTCAACTATCTGGAAAGCCAGGAACCCCAGTACAAGGTATTCCAGCAGGCGCAGGGCAAAATGCAGTAGTTCCCTTTAATATAGCCCCCGTAAATCGGGGGCTTTATATTTAAGCATATGCCGACTTAAGCAAAAATAACTACGTTTGTTGTTTGTGGCAATCGAAAAGGGGACCACTGTGGTAACCAGAAAGGGACCCACCCCCGCTTAGGCTACGCCTAAGCGGGCTCGCGCAGTTTTTCGCGTTCTGCCTCCTGCCGGCGCAGGCTCTCGCGGAAACGAAAACTCTCTCCGTTCATGACTAGGATATGAGCGCGGTGGGTAAGCCGGTCCAACAAAGCACCCGTTAACTTTTCATCCCCAAACACCTCCACCCATCGGCTGAATTCCAGGTTGGTAGTAATAATCATGCTACCCCGTTCATAACGGCTGGCGCAGAACTGATACAGCAATTCAGCCCCGGTTTTAGTAAAGGGCACATAACCTACTTCGTCCAGAATGACCAGGTCGTAGGATAACCACTGCTTTTCTAGTCGTCCCAGCCGGT belongs to Moorella humiferrea and includes:
- a CDS encoding radical SAM protein: MKLAETYVGEKLIEQGVKLILNNPEKNIPRLIALAEKLARDPHHREMVFNVKKVLEDKNGNWYRFAQRLLTQTHPNVRLRLAMDFFVNSTFIGVPRQKEWAAKLGVSVPWAILMDPTEKCNLNCVGCWAGDYQRTQELDFATMDRIISEGEKLGINFIVLSGGEPLMRRDDIIRLAEKHPDQVFHLFSNGTLIDQSFVDEMVRLGNITVALSLEGFEEKTDSRRGRGIFAKVMRAMDLMRAAGVVYGVSVTYSRYNTEELGSDAFIDMLIDKGVAFGWYFTYIPIGKDVDLEMMATPEQRAWMFERIQYFRQTKPIFLVDFWNDGEASNGCIAGGRRYFHINAAGEVEPCAFVHYSTCNIKNVSLIEALQNPLFKAYQKRQPFNQNLRRPCPLIDNPEMLRDIVTEAGAHSTQLHEDETAEEFAAKLAPYARAWGEIADRIWTEKEKGVGAAADH
- a CDS encoding DUF1657 domain-containing protein, producing MTVGTKMHQTLTSLEGAAADLKTYALETEDKNAKKQFTDYANQIESIAQGLKGRVNYLESQEPQYKVFQQAQGKMQ